The Petropleomorpha daqingensis genome includes a window with the following:
- a CDS encoding YceI family protein, with product MGKHRAPEGETTEFEAATSAVADVTGDYAVDVAHTRIGIRARHAMVTTVRGSFSDFEGAAHLDTANPAASSVALRIRTASIDTGTPDRDVHLRSPDFLDVERYPELTFGSTRVEEIDDALYRVTGDLTIKDVSRPVSVDFALTGSARDPWGNLRVGFEGALAIKRSEWGLTWNTPLDTGGVLVSDRIQIEFDVSAIRVDPAAGQG from the coding sequence GTGGGCAAGCACCGGGCGCCGGAGGGCGAGACCACGGAGTTCGAGGCCGCGACCAGCGCGGTCGCCGATGTCACCGGCGACTACGCCGTCGACGTCGCGCACACGCGGATCGGGATCCGTGCGCGGCATGCGATGGTGACCACGGTCAGGGGCTCCTTCTCCGATTTCGAGGGCGCGGCGCACCTCGACACCGCGAACCCGGCGGCGAGCTCGGTCGCGCTGCGGATCCGGACGGCGAGCATCGACACCGGCACGCCGGACCGCGACGTGCACCTGCGCTCGCCCGATTTCCTCGACGTCGAGCGCTACCCCGAGCTGACCTTCGGGTCGACGCGGGTCGAGGAGATCGACGACGCGCTGTACCGGGTGACCGGCGACCTGACGATCAAGGACGTCAGCCGCCCCGTCTCGGTCGACTTCGCGCTGACCGGCTCGGCCCGTGACCCGTGGGGCAACCTGCGGGTCGGCTTCGAGGGCGCGCTGGCGATCAAGCGCAGCGAGTGGGGGCTGACCTGGAACACCCCGCTCGACACCGGCGGCGTGCTGGTCAGCGACCGCATCCAGATCGAGTTCGACGTCTCCGCGATCCGCGTCGACCCGGCGGCCGGCCAGGGCTGA